The sequence below is a genomic window from Nostoc flagelliforme CCNUN1.
TGGGTTAGAAAATTGGTATGCGTGGCTAACTGTATCGTCATAGCAAAAACTCTGCGTCCCTCTGCGCTTTCCTTTACGTACCTCTGCGTTTAAACTAAAACCTATCATTACAAAATTAAGCCACCGATTTACAAAATCCCTCTATGGGTTAATGAAAACTGGAAGTATTTTTGCAAGATATGAGATGCATACTGCCATTCTCCTATCTGTGCGTAAATCCTCATGGCTAAAGTTGAAGAATTGACACCCCAGCAACTCTCTGAAACAAACCTGAAACCACGAGGGAGAGTTTATCCGAGTCCTATCAATTGGCGCGACCAATTTTTGTACCAATTGATATTAGATAGATTCAGTGACGATAATGAAAATCAAAGGGAACTTTTTGACCGCAGCAACCCTTCAAAATTCCAAGTTAAAGACAAAGCCGACTGGATGGCAGCAGGGACAAACTTTGTTGGTGGTACTCTTAGGGGAATTAAGAGTAAATTGGATTACTTGCAACGATTGGGAGTAACAACGCTGTGGATTAATCCACCTTGGCGACAACCTTCTGAGTTAGAAGCTTACCACAGCGAGCGCATCCAAGACTTCTTAAATATTGACCCCCACTTTGGCACTCGTCAAGATTTAAGAGATTTAATTGATGCTGCCCACGATCGCAGGATGTATGTCATCCTAGATGTAATATACAACCAGAGCGCTGATAACTGGTTCTACAAAAATGATGCGATCGCAGCTTTAGCAAGAGTTTATCAATATTGGATTGCTCTTTCTGACTGTGATGGTTTTAGGATAAATAGCCTCAAGCACGTTTCTCCGAACCTATCCCACTATTCCAAAAATCCCTACTTCGTTTCGGAAAATGTGCTTGAAAACCTTATTTTTTCGTTCTCAGTTCTCAATAAGCTTAAGCTTTGTAGCACAAATATTATTAGTGGGATAGGTTCCCAGAAGATTCCCGCAAATTCTGCACAGCAATTCATGAATACGCTGAATCTATCGGTAAAGAAAACTTTTTATTGACTGGGGAAATGACTTCCGGTAGTATGGCTGGTGCGTACATAGACATTATTGGTCGCAACCTCAGTGCTGTATTAGACAGCGTACACGCCCCTAATGAATTGACTGCATTTGCAAAAGGGTTAGTACATCCAAAGCAATTTTTCGATTTATATAGCGAAAACAACCTTGCAGGAGAATACCGCCAAATTGGCACATATCATGTCTCCATTTTGGATGATGATGATATGTCATTCCGTACTCATAAGCAGCGATTTGCGGCAAACAGTAATGTACCTAATCTTTATGAACAAGTTGCTCATGCTGTCGGTGTGCAATTAACTACACCAGGAATTCCTGCTATTTATTATGGAACAGAACAGGCTTTTGATGGGAATGAAGGTTATCACGATAACAGCATAGAAGGTGGAAGCTTTGCCAAAGATAGATATATCAAAGAAGCAATGTTTGGCGGTGCTTTTGGCGCATTTCAAACAGCAAACTGTCATTTCTTCGATATTGACCATCCTACCTATTTGCGGATAGCTGCGATCGCTCGTATTCGCAACAGTCACGATAAAATTGGAAAAGCATTGCGCCGTGGACATCATTACCTACGCGAAACATCCTTTTATGACTCCCCCTTCTCGATTCCCGGACAAGGCGAATTAGTTGCTTGGTCACAAGTGCTATTTGACATAGAAGTTTTGATGGTACTGAATACCAACGGTTTAGAAAATCGCGGTGCAGAAGTGACTGGAGTTTAGACTAAATAGTAGTCGAAATCAAAGAAAAAAGAGGAGGTCTGATTGAACACAGACCCCCTTTTGACAGAAGGTGAGAGAAGAACCACCTACTTTCACCTGCCAATATGAAATTTGACAAACTTCAAGAATTTCGTCAAACGGCTTACAAGCATCTGGGCAAAGCCCACGATGCAACTTTTGAACTAACTGATGCTATATTAACGACCCGTAATGCTTATAGCTTGGCAGATTTATCCTTATCTCCATTTTTTCGACGCAAGTGGTCTAGCATTTATGAGGCTAGTTTACATAATCTGAAATTGTACATTTCTTGTGGGGTGGGCGACACGAAGGCCCATACAATTTTAAGGACAAGCACCGAATGAAACGCTAGAGCTAAATGAGAGGGACAGGAGGTTCATTACTGCGTTGTCCCTCTTGTCTCTTTAACGGACGCCAGCAGTTTCTAAAGACAAGTCTTGAAACATGGGTGTGCTGAGGTAACGTTCACCAAAGGAAGGTTGAATCATCACGATTAAACGTCCGGCATTTTCTGGACGTTTACCTACTTGAATTGCAGCACACAAAGCCGCACCAGAGGATATCCCAGACAATAAGCCTTCTTCTTTTGCCAAGCGTCGCCCATAAGCGATCGCTTGTTCATCGCTGACTCTAATTACTTCATCAACCAATTCTAGGCGGAGAACATCGGGGATAAATCCGGCCCCAATACCTTGAATTTTGTGTGGCCCGGCTTCACCACCGGAGAGAACTGGGCTATTGCTGGGTTCAACTGCGATCGCCTGAAAAGTCTTCTTACGCTGTTTAAGTACTTCTGCAACCCCAGTAATCGTTCCACCAGTACCTACCCCAGCAATGACGATATCCACTTCTCCGTCTGTATCTGCCCAAATTTCTTCTGCTGTGGTTTCCTGGTGAACTTTGGGATTAGCAGGGTTGCGGAACTGTTGCAGCATAAAAGCATCAGGAGTATTAGCCACAATTTCTTCGGCTTTGCGAATAGCTCCCCGCATTCCCTCAACGCCTGGTGTTAACTCCAAAGAAGCACCATAAGCCCTGAGCATAGCCCGTCGTTCTTGGCTCATCGTCTCTGGCATCGTCAAAATCAAACGGTAGCCACGCGCTGCTGCTACCATCGCTAGAGCAATTCCTGTATTACCGGAGGTAGGCTCAACCAAAATGGTTTTTCCAGGGGAAATTGAACCAGCAGCTTCTGCTGAGAGTACCATACTTAACCCAATGCGGTCTTTCACCGAAGCTGCTGGGTTCATCCCTTCTAATTTGACAACTATCCTTGCTACTACTCCCTCAACTTGAGGAATCTTGTTCAGTTGAACTAAAGGAGTTCGTCCAATCAGTTCTGTTATGTCTTGAGCAATCCGCATTATTTAACTCCTAAAATCCTAAATTTTAATACAGAGTATTTACTTGTAACAATAAGCTTTTGTGTATTTAATTTGCAGTTTAGTGTCAATGAGTGCATATACTATGTATTCTAACTAAACCACAAAATATGAAAGTTTAGGAAGAACCTTTATCAGATGTTATCCTTGATTTTCACTTCAGCAGAGGGTTAGTACCGCAAGGCAGAAGTCAAAACTCAAAAGTCACACATGCTTTAATTTTAGGCTTTATGACTGTAATGAAATGGTAGGTTTATTTCTGCCGACCTGTACTAGCTTGCCATACTTATATTTTACCATTTGGAATTGCTGACTATTGCTTATTGGACTAAAAATCTGTATACATGTATAATTTTTACCATTATTTTAAATATCTCTTATATGTTATGGAAATATAATTTACTTTCACAACATTTAATTTTTTTTCCTAATTTATTAGTCTATCTTTATCAAAAGACATTGATATTTTCTTTTGAGTGCAGTTTTTGTCTTATAAAAAAGGCATCATAAACAGTCCCTAATCATTGCCTACAATGCTTTGAGCTTGAGTACAGAAATACCAGAACCCCACCTTGTAAACACTAGAACCCCGTCCTAAAAACACTAGCACCCATACCCCAATTTATTTTTGTAAGACTTGTCAGACAGGGATTACAGGCTTTGAGTACTATTCTAATGAATTTAATAATCTTAACGGGGCTAGGGTAAACTGTTTTGTGGAGAGCGGCTGATATAAATCGTATAGGATTTACGCAGAGATTCCCCTCTACCCCCCAACATTCCTGAGCGAAAGCTTAGTGAACTAGGGGGGACTTCTTAATCTCTCTTTTGAAAGGAAGATGAAATCAGATTCTCTGAATCTGAGCGCGTTATTTCTGGTTGATTAATCCTACCTTTTGTGAAAAGCTTGGTAACTTTTCAGTGGTCAGTAGTCAGTGGTAATTATAAACAGAACTGGCAACTAACGATTAGGAAAATTACCGATTACACATATTTTAATATCAAAACTGTTTGGAAAGTAGAAATATATAGCTACTTAATATAAACAGCAAAAGATATTTTCTTGCTGAGTGCATACTACCTAGCAAGGGAGAGTCAAGATGAAAGCCAAACTTTTAAATCTTCTCACAGTTTGCGTAGTTACCTTAGTAGTGCTTTCTCCAGGAGTAGTAGTATTTGGCATAGTTTGGGAGCGACATTTGGAGTTAGTAAAATCCCAGATTTTAGCCTGCGAAGTTAACAAGACTAGTAGAGATGCTCCTATCTTGGCTCCCCAAACAGAGGGTACACATTCCCCTCAGACTAGCGTCCAATCCTCTGACCGTAATGTGATTCATCAAATGCTGACTGTTGCTGAACAATATAAATTTGCCACGATCCTACAATGGTTCTTCTTGCTAACCCCTATTTGTGTTGGGTTAGGGATTCTTTTTTACGACAGATATCTTGTTCATCGTGCTGCTGTTTTAAAAGAACAAGTTGAAATGTTGGAAAGGCTATGGCAGCACAGTATCGAACAGTAACCAATTCACAATTAACTCACTAAAATCAAGAAGCTTACTATGTCAGAACAACGTCAACAACTGTATTTCAATCTGATTGATGAGCTATTGAAATGCCCTAATGGTCAAGAACCAGAAGTTTTGGAAAGTA
It includes:
- a CDS encoding alpha-amylase family glycosyl hydrolase, translating into MAKVEELTPQQLSETNLKPRGRVYPSPINWRDQFLYQLILDRFSDDNENQRELFDRSNPSKFQVKDKADWMAAGTNFVGGTLRGIKSKLDYLQRLGVTTLWINPPWRQPSELEAYHSERIQDFLNIDPHFGTRQDLRDLIDAAHDRRMYVILDVIYNQSADNWFYKNDAIAALARVYQYWIALSDCDGFRINSLKHVSPNLSHYSKNPYFVSENVLENLIFSFSVLNKLKLCSTNIISGIGSQKIPANSAQQFMNTLNLSVKKTFY
- a CDS encoding alpha-amylase family protein, which gives rise to MTSGSMAGAYIDIIGRNLSAVLDSVHAPNELTAFAKGLVHPKQFFDLYSENNLAGEYRQIGTYHVSILDDDDMSFRTHKQRFAANSNVPNLYEQVAHAVGVQLTTPGIPAIYYGTEQAFDGNEGYHDNSIEGGSFAKDRYIKEAMFGGAFGAFQTANCHFFDIDHPTYLRIAAIARIRNSHDKIGKALRRGHHYLRETSFYDSPFSIPGQGELVAWSQVLFDIEVLMVLNTNGLENRGAEVTGV
- the cysK gene encoding cysteine synthase A yields the protein MRIAQDITELIGRTPLVQLNKIPQVEGVVARIVVKLEGMNPAASVKDRIGLSMVLSAEAAGSISPGKTILVEPTSGNTGIALAMVAAARGYRLILTMPETMSQERRAMLRAYGASLELTPGVEGMRGAIRKAEEIVANTPDAFMLQQFRNPANPKVHQETTAEEIWADTDGEVDIVIAGVGTGGTITGVAEVLKQRKKTFQAIAVEPSNSPVLSGGEAGPHKIQGIGAGFIPDVLRLELVDEVIRVSDEQAIAYGRRLAKEEGLLSGISSGAALCAAIQVGKRPENAGRLIVMIQPSFGERYLSTPMFQDLSLETAGVR